A genomic window from Pseudocitrobacter corydidari includes:
- the fliQ gene encoding flagellar biosynthesis protein FliQ yields MMNMDTAGDIMASGIHLVLLISAVAIVPSLIVGLCVSIFQATTQINEQTLSFLPRLVVTLGVLIFAGKWMLTQLVDFTTQIFHQAAGLVG; encoded by the coding sequence ATGATGAATATGGACACCGCCGGAGACATTATGGCCTCAGGCATTCATCTGGTGCTGCTCATTTCCGCCGTGGCGATTGTTCCCAGCCTGATTGTCGGGCTGTGTGTCAGTATTTTCCAGGCAACCACCCAGATTAACGAACAGACGCTGAGCTTTTTGCCGCGTCTGGTCGTGACGCTGGGCGTGCTGATTTTTGCCGGGAAATGGATGCTGACACAGCTGGTAGACTTCACCACGCAGATCTTCCATCAGGCGGCGGGGCTGGTAGGCTAA